ACGAGTAGCCTTTGTAGTAGTAAAGACTGGCGTTCATCCGTTCAACGTAGGGGGTAAAAATGACATCAACGGTGCTAAATTCATCTAGAAAATAAGGTCCTGGAGTACTACCTAAAACATCCTCTAGATCGGACACTACAGATATGAATTGTTCGCGATGGCGCTGTTCTACTTTCTCCGAACTTGCTCGATAGCAAAGCCAGGAACACCAGGCTCTAAATAACAACCTTTCCAACCGTCGCAGGGGGGTGACTGTGGAATCTGTCATCCCTCGATTCAATACCCCAAAAACTCGTTCTAGGGCGATTAAAATGTCATCGCTTTCCGTTATTAGCTGTCCGTCTAGCTCTATTGCCGGTAACATTCCTGATGGCACTTTGCGCTTGTACCAGCTTTCTTTCTCTCCGTAGCAGAACATAGTCACTTTTTCGATCCGGTAGGGGATCTGTTTTTCCTCCAACCACAGCCAGATTTTCTGACAATAGGGACACCAAGCGTGATTATCCCGATATAGTGTCACTCGCACGTCGGATTCACTTTGTCCAAATAGCCGCAAACGGGCTTGAGCATTTGTTTGCTCATTTACCGTATCAACTTCAAAATCGGTGAGGGCTTCTAGTTCTAGCCAGTTTAGGGGGGCAGTGGATGTCATTTTTAACTTCAAATTATTGGCTTGTGATGTACTTTACTAGAGTGCGAGAATCGTTTGGTGGATATTTCTTTTTTGGGCTTTAATCCCATAATAACTAAAACATTTGATTTAATTTACTTATCTATACATATTTTACTTGTAATTTATATTTTAAGGTGCTATTATCTAATTATAAATTCAATTTAAGTTAAAAAATAAATTCGATAAATATACCTAGCTGCTGCTGCTCCAAGAGGAGTGGTGGGAGCTAGGTTTTGCGTTGTTAAGTATCTGGTCAAAATTAATGAGATAGTTTGAGATCGGGAATCGGGAATCGGGTTATCAGGGGTTGGGATTTGTACCCCTGATGTGTTTCAAGATGATGTCAATTTTACCGTTCATTTCCGAGCGCATATTCGCTATTTCTGTCTCTAGGTGGTCAAATCTTTGATTCACGATCTCTTATAGTGCATCAATCTCGTCATATACCCGATTTAATGCCCGTGATAACTCCTGGGGAGTGATTTGGGTATCTTCTAATCGCTCTAATCGACGATTCATATGGTGTAATTAGCGATCGCTGTCATTTGGTTGATTCGCTTGTGTCATACTAACTCTCACGCATTTAAGTTAATTTTAACTCGCTGCCTCTAGCTCAACTAAATTCAATACATAGCGCCAGTATTGTAGTCCGAAACTTTGTGGTAATTGAATATCTTGCTTAAATCCCAACCTTTCATACATCCGTCTTGCTGTAACCATCAATTCACTGGTATGTAAGGCAATTACTTCCGCTTTATCTTGCTTAGCCCGATTAATGCATTCTAAACTGAGTATTTGACCGATTCCTTGACCTCGATATTGTGGTAACACAGCTAACATCCGCACAGATGCCCACTCTGGCTGAAAAAGACGCTTATCTGAGGTTCCAGGAGTACAATAAGCGACAGAACCCACTATCTCTTGACCTTGTTCCGCGACGATAAACCTTCCTTGCTTTGCCATCTCTACCACATTGGATAAATTGGTTCGCATGATGTCCCAATTGTGGGGGGTTAGGGAGTGTGAATATTCGCGATATGCTTCAACCGCCAAGGATGCAATGCGATCGAAGTCTTGTTCAACAGCATCTCGGGCGATCGCACTCATGAAAATGATTCCTCTTCACTGCCAATCTAATTCTGATAGTTTAATCTATTTGTTAGATAGACTGCTGTGCATTTAAATTTCATGTTTGTATTCCCTTCTTCCTTCTTCCTTGCTCTTAACAAACAAATTAAATGCTCTCGTCAGCTTAATCACCTTGAGGAAATTCATCCCACAAAGTAGTAGTTTGTCGCAAGCTCAAATGACCACCATGACCTAATATTAAATGGTCTAATACAGCTAATTCTAAAAGTTGCGCGCCAGCCAATAATTGCCTAGTTAAATCGATATCTGGTTGACTAGCTTCAAGGTTTCCAGATGGGTGATTGTGTCCCACAACTAATCTAGTTGCGCCTTGACGAATTGCTTCTTTAAAGATTTCACGAGGAGAAGCCAGGGTTTCAGTCGCCGTACCAATACTAACGATTTGAGTACCTAATAAACGATGCTTCACATCTAATAACAAAATGGCAAATATTTCTCGATTTTCCCACATTAATTCGTGGCTTAAAGCTGCTGCTGCTACTGAAGGACTATCAATTATTGTCCGATCTAAAGGTCGAGATTGAAAAGCTCTCTTTCCTAATTCTATAGCTGCTAAAATAGTTGTAGCTTTAGCAGGTCCAACCCCAGGAGTATTCATTAATTCTGGCGGACTAATACTACGCAAAACCTCTAACGGATCTCGTTGATTCTGACTTAAATTCTGTAAAATATATTGCCCCAAACCAACAGCCGATAACTTACCTTTACCTTGACCAGTACCTAATAAAATCGCGATTAATTCAGCCGTGGCTAGATGTTTTGCGCCTAAGCTGAGCAATCTTTCTCGCGGTCTTTCTGTAACTGGAATATCGGCTATACGTAAAGAGTAAGTCATAATGAAGTCAGAAGTCAGAAGTCAAAAGTCAGAAGTCAGAAGTTAAGAATAATTCCAGATTTAAATAAATATAAAATAACTGTATGTTGGGTTGAGCGCAGCCGAAACCCAACATTTTAGCATTAAATATTTTCACGATCTTAGTTGTAATATTCCCTGACTAGATAGCAAAAATATCAGCCATTTGAGCGATCGAGGGGGCGATCGCGATCGCCCCCTCGATCTAAAATCAAAGAGGCGCTCAATGGCTCGATCGCTAATGTTGATGAATTTTGGCAGCTTTGAGAACGTGATAAGCAATTAATAGCTGAGTAATTGCGAGAGGATAACTTTGTAATAGTTCTCCTGTCGTTCCGACTAATTTCCCGATATCTGGGTTACCATTAGTACTACAGAAAGGGAATAAATCTGGCACATCATTGCACAGAGTATGTTCTATATCTGTCACATTTTGGCTAGTAGCATGACCATCAACTTCTAAAACGTCCACTGGTTTTCCCATATCCCGTTGTAACTCCAGACGCACGGGATGATTACCTTCGCTACCTGAATCGACAATCTTGGTCATGTCTGGATGGGAAATTGTTGGTCTTAGAACCAAACGCACGTTGAGTTGGACATCATTTTCATTAGGTGCGTCACTAGGTGGGTAGAAACTGACTATAATATCTGACCATTGACGTTGCGGACGGATAAACTGTTCGGAGTCAGGTTCGCGTTTTTGCATTTCTGCCATGACCTGCTCTTCAGTGTAACCCCGTTTGCGAGTGTCCCGTTTCACCTTCCACTCAGTCCGCAAAGATTCTGGTGGAGCCAAATAAACTTTAACATCAAAGCAATCTCGCGCCGCTAAAGTCGAATATCCCAGTAAACCCTCAACAATGACGTATTTCTTGGGCATGATATATTCAGGTCGATCCAAAGTTCCGTGATGGTGATTGTAGATCGGCTTGAGAATGGGTCTACCGCTACGTAGCATGGCTAAATGGTCTTCCATTATGTCTACATAGTTGCAATCTGGATGCAGCGCTGTAATGCCATTTTCGGCGCGCTCAGCGCGATCGTATTTGTGGTAGTCATCGGTACAAATAATGGTGACATCTTGCTCTCCTAAGACTTGAGCAATACCTTTAGTCAAAGTGGTTTTACCAGCAGCACTGTCACCGACGATACCGAGAATAATTGGACGATGAGCCATAATTTACCTCTGGAAGTTGGTCTAAATCCCATTAACTAGATGAAAAGAAGGCATTAGCCTATCAGCAAAATCACTTTGACAATTTTGGATAAGTTAGGGGTGCTGGTGAGCATCACCAAGTTATGTGCTGAAGTAAAATTGCTGGTTGAATTTGCAAATGCTTAGGTTCTATTTTTGAGCCAATGTGGCAGCAATATTATCAGTTTTCGCAGCCATGATAAAGTCATTTTGGTGTAAACCTGAGATAGCATGAGTCCACCAAGTCACTGTGACTTTTCCCCATTCTGTTAGCAACGCTGGATGGTGTCCCTCTGTTTCAGCTATTGCTCCTACTTGGTTAGTAAAATGCAAGGCTGACTCAAAGTTGGGAAACTTGTAGATCCTCTCCAAGCGCTGTTCGCCATTGACTTGAATTATTTCCCATTCTGGAATCTGAGGCTTGAGTTCGGTAATTTCTGCTTCAGTCATTCCTGGGGAATTACCACTACAGGCAACACATTTTCGCTCTCCTAGATTCTGCATATACTCCAAATATCAGTAGCCCGATTAGATCTAACTTACAATGCTGCGGTACGTTTTAATAATTATCATCCTCTTTAATTCTCCGTTACAATCACTGTAGTAGAGACGTAGCAGCGCTACGTCTCTACAGGTTTTTCAGGCAGGTAAAAGATATAATCCTGGTTTTGCTGTTTCATCAGGTAGTAATTCCTTGCTACTTTTAACTTCTTTGGCTTCACATAATGCAGCAAAATCTTGTAAAGTATCTAACCTGGCAGCTAATTCACTTAATGCGTCTAAATATTCAGCTACAGCTATTTGTTGATGCACCCAAGTTTGATTATATCTTTGTTTAGCATTGGACATTTCTAAGGCAACTGCTGCCTCATTTTTCTTCCATCTGATACTGTCATTATTTAAATTAGAATCATTAGGAGAAATTTCTTTAATTCTCGCCACTCTTTCGGGGGTAATATAGTTGTTAAATATAGGTGCAGAAAAGCGGTAAGCTGTGGATAAGGAAGAGTTGCGATCGCTAATTAATTCACTTCCCCATGTTTGGGCTATTTGCTTAAATCTAGGAACTTCTTGAGCTAGTAATTTTTGAGCTTCTTGATGTTGTCCAATTTCTAAGAGGTTGTTCGGAAACAATATTTAATCGATTATCAAGATGATTTAAGCCATTTAAAACAATAATGAAACCTTCATTTTAGATATCTTAGAAAGTTTTCCCGAGGTATTCATCAGTAAAACTACGCAACACCTCAACTTAGCTGCTCGGTAAATTAGGTTTTTGGGTATAGTAAGAGCATTTTACCTTAAAAATTACAGTTTTATTGTAGCCCAATTTATCAATCGCTGCAACTGCCTATTTTCGTCAAATTATTGAAACTGCTTGCAATAATCTTGAGATTAATCCTACCTTATTGCCAAAAAACTAGTAAAGCACTTTTTTTACGTCCCATTAATCGAAAAAAATTATGATTCGCACTCTAGACTACTTTGGGAAGATCTATGGCGCATAGTATTGATGAAACCAGATACCTGTAGCCAAACCCACTAAAGAGATCGAAGCCAAAATTAAAAAAGCATATCGCGGTCTCAAGCCAGCTAGTTGCATATCTAACCTAGCTAACAGAGCAGCAGAAATCAGTACCAGAAAATGCGCGAAGATGGGAAACCACACTAGGGCACAAATCAGGGCAACGGAAACGATTATTACCGAAATAAAGGCTCGCGTGTCAGATTCTAAAAATCCAGAGATGAAAAAATCAAAGATGGCGGCTGGAGAGGCTAAAAGTATGGCCATTAATATAATTAACAGGGCTGCCAAGAGCCAAGTGTGCCAATTTAAAGCCCATTGATAAACCTTCCACCCCAACACGACATAAGTTAACCAAAGCAAAACAGAGGATAAGTAAGGTAATTTTTTCACCCCATCAAAACCTGATGAAACATATATTTTGGCTTCAATGATAATCGTTAATACACTATAAGTACCTGGTCAAAATTAATTAGATAGTTGAGATCGGGAATCGGGAATCGGGAGTCGGGAATGCTAGCCTACGGCACGCTGCGCTACGACAGGCTCAGCAACACGGGAATCGGTCAGACAAAATATACAAATAATTTTGTTTAAGTACTTAGATAAAAGTCGAGCCAGAATTTATAAAAAACCCCCACAGCCTAATTGGGTGCAGGGGAAGAATTTTCGCTCAAGTGTCAAGTCATCCTACTTAGGACATAGCTTGGATGATGTAATCAAAATAAGGAATGGCGGTGGGTGCATCTTCCTCAGTTAAATACTTCAAAGAAGCTTCCTTGAGACAACGAACAGATTCTGCCATTCCTGGTACGGGTACTCCTAAAGAGTTATACATTTCTCGAACTCCAATGATCCCAATACTTTCGATTGGGGTCATATCACCAGCCAAAACTCCGTAGCTGACGAGTCGCAAATACCAGCCATAGTCTCTCAGGCATAATGCTCTTTCGCGAGAGCCATAAGCATTACCACCAGGAGAAATGAAGTCTGGACGCTTGCGCCATAATTCCTTACTGGCTGAATCTACTATCTTTTTTTCGTTTTCAGCTAAAGTAGAGGCAACCCGCATCCGCCGTTCGCCTGTGGCAAAAAAGCTCTTGATACTGGTGAGTTCCCCACTGCTGGGATATCTAAGTTCGTCGTCGGCTTTGAGAATAACGTTGCTAATTACACTCATATTATCTGGGTTAGCTCAGGTATTAATGTTTAGTTTACCGACTCACAGGCACACAAAGAAAGACCGTAGCAGTTATTTCATTAATATATCTCTTCTCAGGCGATCGCTCTTTACTTCACCCGACTAAGCTAAAATGCAAGCAGGTAGGGATTTGGAAGATAGATCGACTTAATGCTAGAAACACTACAAACTAACATTTATCAACTACAACAGTTTAGCGATCGCCTCGTCTCTAACCAATTAACTCATTTTAGTTGGATTACCATCGGGGTGATTTTCTTGACAGGATTACTCACCAGCCTCACCCCTTGTATGCTGTCTATGCTGCCAATTACGATTGGTTATATTGGCGGTTATCAAGCTCAAACTCGTCTCCAAGCAGCCGTACAATCCACCTGGTTTTCTCTGGGGTTAGCTACGACTTTAGCCGGATTGGGAGTCGCAGCAGCTTTATTAGGGCAGGTTTACGGGCAAATTGGGATTGGTTTACCGATTGTGGTCAGTGCTTTGGCTATTATCATGGGATTAAACCTTCTAGAAGCTTTACCCCTCCAATTACCATCTTGGG
This genomic window from Merismopedia glauca CCAP 1448/3 contains:
- a CDS encoding glutathione S-transferase family protein, which codes for MTSTAPLNWLELEALTDFEVDTVNEQTNAQARLRLFGQSESDVRVTLYRDNHAWCPYCQKIWLWLEEKQIPYRIEKVTMFCYGEKESWYKRKVPSGMLPAIELDGQLITESDDILIALERVFGVLNRGMTDSTVTPLRRLERLLFRAWCSWLCYRASSEKVEQRHREQFISVVSDLEDVLGSTPGPYFLDEFSTVDVIFTPYVERMNASLYYYKGYSLREENPHLSDWFDAMESRPTYRGTQSDFHTHVHDLPPQMGGCYENGEPQMLINKIRVDNGPWDGLPDVTYPEPGTSRTEALQRVIKHRSNIIRVNPADDKLFDEALRCALTLMMTGKTCTPPPGSDAGLRYLRDRISVPRDMSIYAAKRLREALESTAALVGSSQGSPIPLKHRRDQDPANFARK
- a CDS encoding GNAT family N-acetyltransferase; translation: MSAIARDAVEQDFDRIASLAVEAYREYSHSLTPHNWDIMRTNLSNVVEMAKQGRFIVAEQGQEIVGSVAYCTPGTSDKRLFQPEWASVRMLAVLPQYRGQGIGQILSLECINRAKQDKAEVIALHTSELMVTARRMYERLGFKQDIQLPQSFGLQYWRYVLNLVELEAAS
- a CDS encoding cytochrome c biogenesis protein CcdA, which encodes MLETLQTNIYQLQQFSDRLVSNQLTHFSWITIGVIFLTGLLTSLTPCMLSMLPITIGYIGGYQAQTRLQAAVQSTWFSLGLATTLAGLGVAAALLGQVYGQIGIGLPIVVSALAIIMGLNLLEALPLQLPSWGGIEWVSQDLPSAVRSYLIGLSFGLVASPCSTPVLATLLAWVATTKNLVLGGVLLLSYTAGYVAPLIIAGTFTATIKKVLVFRRWSGWITPVSGALLVGFGVFSLLLRLPIASF
- the radC gene encoding RadC family protein, with amino-acid sequence MTYSLRIADIPVTERPRERLLSLGAKHLATAELIAILLGTGQGKGKLSAVGLGQYILQNLSQNQRDPLEVLRSISPPELMNTPGVGPAKATTILAAIELGKRAFQSRPLDRTIIDSPSVAAAALSHELMWENREIFAILLLDVKHRLLGTQIVSIGTATETLASPREIFKEAIRQGATRLVVGHNHPSGNLEASQPDIDLTRQLLAGAQLLELAVLDHLILGHGGHLSLRQTTTLWDEFPQGD
- a CDS encoding phosphoribulokinase translates to MAHRPIILGIVGDSAAGKTTLTKGIAQVLGEQDVTIICTDDYHKYDRAERAENGITALHPDCNYVDIMEDHLAMLRSGRPILKPIYNHHHGTLDRPEYIMPKKYVIVEGLLGYSTLAARDCFDVKVYLAPPESLRTEWKVKRDTRKRGYTEEQVMAEMQKREPDSEQFIRPQRQWSDIIVSFYPPSDAPNENDVQLNVRLVLRPTISHPDMTKIVDSGSEGNHPVRLELQRDMGKPVDVLEVDGHATSQNVTDIEHTLCNDVPDLFPFCSTNGNPDIGKLVGTTGELLQSYPLAITQLLIAYHVLKAAKIHQH
- a CDS encoding 4a-hydroxytetrahydrobiopterin dehydratase, producing the protein MQNLGERKCVACSGNSPGMTEAEITELKPQIPEWEIIQVNGEQRLERIYKFPNFESALHFTNQVGAIAETEGHHPALLTEWGKVTVTWWTHAISGLHQNDFIMAAKTDNIAATLAQK
- a CDS encoding allophycocyanin subunit alpha-B is translated as MSVISNVILKADDELRYPSSGELTSIKSFFATGERRMRVASTLAENEKKIVDSASKELWRKRPDFISPGGNAYGSRERALCLRDYGWYLRLVSYGVLAGDMTPIESIGIIGVREMYNSLGVPVPGMAESVRCLKEASLKYLTEEDAPTAIPYFDYIIQAMS